A region of Granulicella aggregans DNA encodes the following proteins:
- a CDS encoding ribonucleoside-diphosphate reductase subunit alpha — MAASVLPEIDSTTSHIPVSSIHTGVDFKVIRRSGALSAFDASKISVAITKAFIAVEGTGATSSRRIHDLVEELTMQIVESLSGRTDQSRALHIEDIQDQVELALMRSGEHKVARAYVLYRAERAQLRKAAVAAPVVSGITVRHADGTTSPLDETRLRREVRIACAGLDGVSDDAVMAEVKRNLYDGVLEHEVGLAQTLAARTLIEQEPNYAIVSARLLINILREEALAFVLPGEVRRMREAVTIDYATYFPAYLNRAIELELVDKELRTFDLDKITAALKPERDGNFQLLGLQTLYDRYFLHHDGVRFELPQAFFMRVAMGLAIREIDREARAIEFYDLISKFDFMCSTPTLFNAGTLRPQLSSCFLTTIDDDLAGIFKAIKDNALLSKYAGGLGNDWSGVRGLGSHIKGTNGQSQGVVPFLKVANDTAIAVNQGGKRKGAVCGYLETWHIDVEEFLDLRKNTGDDRRRTHDMNTANWVPDLFMQRVELDGSWTLFSPDEVPDLHDLYGRAFADKYVEYEAKAARGEMRVSRTVRAVELWRRMLTMIFETGHPWITFKDPCNLRSPQQHAGVVHSSNLCTEITLNTSSREIAVCNLGSVNLANHMTDTGLDHEHVARTVKTAMRMLDNVIDINFYTVPEARASNLRHRPVGLGVMGHQDALYKLRIPFASKEAVRFADESMERVSYEAISASVDLAAERGRYPSFEGSLWSKGILPIDSIAILEANRDETVNVDRTTRLDWDGLRERVKTIGMRNSNTLAIAPTATISNICGVTQSIEPTYQNLFVKSNMSGDFTVVNAWLVNDLKRLELWDEVMISDLKYFDGSVGAIDRVPDEMKRLYATSFEVDATWLIQAAACRQKWIDQAQSLNLYIDQPSGKKLDGLYREAWHAGLKTTYYLRSRSATHVEKSTVRKTDGKLNAVAVSAPLPASVPQGAVCDMSDPGCEACQ, encoded by the coding sequence ATGGCCGCATCTGTACTTCCAGAGATTGATTCCACCACCAGCCACATCCCTGTTTCGTCGATTCATACCGGCGTTGACTTCAAAGTGATCCGCCGCAGCGGAGCGCTCTCGGCGTTCGATGCGAGCAAGATCTCGGTTGCGATTACGAAGGCGTTCATCGCGGTGGAGGGGACGGGAGCGACGTCGTCGCGGCGGATCCACGACCTGGTGGAAGAGCTGACGATGCAGATCGTCGAGTCTTTGAGCGGGCGGACGGACCAGTCGCGGGCGCTGCATATTGAAGACATTCAGGACCAGGTGGAGCTGGCGCTGATGCGCTCGGGCGAGCACAAGGTGGCGCGGGCGTACGTGCTCTATCGCGCGGAGCGGGCACAGTTGCGGAAGGCTGCTGTGGCTGCACCTGTGGTGTCGGGGATCACGGTGCGCCATGCGGACGGGACGACTTCGCCGCTGGACGAGACGCGGTTACGACGCGAGGTGCGGATCGCTTGCGCGGGCCTCGATGGCGTCTCGGACGACGCGGTGATGGCGGAGGTGAAGCGAAACCTGTACGACGGCGTGCTGGAGCACGAGGTGGGGCTGGCGCAGACGCTGGCGGCACGGACGCTGATCGAGCAGGAGCCGAACTACGCGATTGTGAGCGCGCGGCTGCTGATCAACATTCTGCGCGAGGAGGCGCTGGCCTTCGTACTTCCAGGCGAAGTTCGACGGATGCGCGAGGCAGTAACGATCGACTACGCGACGTACTTCCCCGCATACCTGAACCGGGCGATCGAGCTGGAGCTGGTGGACAAGGAGCTGCGCACGTTTGATCTGGATAAGATTACGGCGGCACTGAAGCCGGAGCGCGATGGTAACTTCCAGTTGCTGGGTCTGCAGACGCTGTACGACCGCTACTTCCTGCACCACGATGGCGTTCGGTTCGAGCTGCCGCAAGCGTTCTTCATGCGCGTAGCGATGGGATTGGCGATAAGGGAGATCGATCGCGAGGCACGTGCGATTGAGTTCTATGACCTGATCTCGAAGTTCGACTTCATGTGCTCGACGCCGACGCTGTTCAACGCGGGAACGCTGCGGCCGCAGCTCTCGTCCTGCTTCCTGACGACGATCGATGACGACCTGGCCGGGATCTTCAAGGCGATCAAGGACAACGCGCTCCTATCGAAGTATGCGGGCGGACTGGGCAATGACTGGAGCGGTGTGCGTGGGCTGGGATCGCACATCAAGGGGACCAATGGGCAGTCGCAGGGAGTCGTACCGTTCCTGAAGGTGGCGAACGATACGGCGATTGCGGTGAACCAGGGCGGCAAGCGCAAGGGCGCTGTCTGCGGCTATCTCGAGACGTGGCACATCGATGTGGAAGAGTTCCTCGACCTGCGGAAGAACACGGGCGACGACCGCCGCCGCACGCATGACATGAACACGGCGAACTGGGTTCCGGACCTGTTCATGCAGCGGGTCGAGCTTGATGGAAGCTGGACGCTCTTCTCGCCGGACGAGGTGCCCGATCTGCATGACCTGTATGGCCGTGCGTTCGCGGATAAGTATGTCGAGTACGAGGCGAAGGCGGCGCGGGGTGAGATGCGGGTGAGCCGCACAGTGCGCGCGGTCGAGCTGTGGCGGCGGATGCTGACCATGATCTTCGAGACAGGGCATCCGTGGATCACGTTCAAGGACCCGTGCAATCTGCGGTCGCCGCAGCAGCACGCGGGCGTGGTGCACTCTTCGAACCTTTGCACGGAGATCACGCTGAATACCTCTTCGCGTGAGATTGCGGTGTGCAACCTGGGTTCGGTGAATCTGGCGAACCACATGACGGACACCGGCCTCGACCACGAGCATGTTGCGCGGACGGTGAAGACGGCGATGCGGATGCTCGACAACGTCATCGACATCAACTTCTACACAGTGCCGGAGGCGCGGGCTTCGAACCTGCGGCATCGGCCGGTGGGTCTGGGAGTGATGGGCCACCAGGACGCCCTGTACAAGCTGCGGATTCCGTTTGCTTCGAAGGAGGCGGTGCGGTTCGCGGACGAGTCAATGGAGCGGGTGAGCTACGAGGCGATCTCGGCTTCCGTGGACCTGGCGGCGGAGCGTGGGAGGTATCCGAGCTTCGAGGGATCGCTTTGGAGCAAGGGGATTCTGCCGATCGACTCGATTGCGATCCTGGAGGCGAACCGCGATGAGACGGTGAATGTAGACCGGACGACGCGGCTTGACTGGGATGGACTGCGCGAGCGGGTAAAGACGATTGGGATGCGGAACTCGAACACGCTGGCGATTGCACCCACGGCGACGATCTCGAACATCTGCGGCGTGACGCAGTCGATTGAGCCGACCTATCAGAACCTGTTTGTGAAATCGAACATGAGCGGCGACTTCACGGTGGTGAATGCGTGGCTGGTAAATGACCTGAAGCGTCTGGAGCTGTGGGATGAGGTGATGATCTCCGACCTGAAGTACTTCGACGGCAGCGTGGGGGCCATCGATCGCGTGCCGGACGAGATGAAGCGGCTGTATGCGACTTCTTTCGAAGTAGACGCTACGTGGCTGATCCAAGCGGCGGCTTGCCGTCAGAAGTGGATCGATCAGGCGCAGTCGCTGAATTTGTACATCGATCAGCCGAGCGGGAAGAAGCTGGATGGGCTGTATCGCGAGGCCTGGCATGCGGGGTTGAAGACTACGTACTATCTGCGGTCGCGGTCGGCTACGCATGTGGAGAAGTCGACGGTGCGGAAGACGGATGGGAAGCTGAATGCCGTTGCGGTGTCGGCTCCACTGCCGGCATCAGTGCCGCAAGGAGCGGTCTGCGACATGAGCGATCCGGGTTGCGAGGCTTGCCAGTAG
- the rbsK gene encoding ribokinase has translation MERKSIVVVGSINMDLVTTAKRIPLAGETISGDGFATHPGGKGANQAVAVGRLGYPVKMIGRVGEDAFATELRASLEGAGVDASGVKSVAGSSGVAAIVVAASGENCIVVVPGANGTLRPEDLDEHVETIRSAGAVLAQLEIPLETVERLGEICRDAEVAFILDPAPARELPESLLKLVTWFTPNESEAAFFAGAGSEDAEAVAHRLMKMGVGNVLLKRGAEGFALIGADGRLELYPAYRVKAVDTTAAGDAFNGAFAMALVSGKTPAESGRFAAAAAAVSVTRRGAQPSMATLEEVNGLLGGLPR, from the coding sequence ATGGAGCGGAAGTCGATCGTAGTGGTGGGCAGTATCAACATGGACCTGGTGACGACGGCGAAGCGAATTCCGTTGGCTGGGGAGACGATCTCCGGCGACGGATTTGCGACCCATCCGGGCGGCAAGGGTGCGAACCAAGCGGTGGCGGTGGGGCGGCTGGGCTATCCGGTCAAGATGATTGGGCGCGTGGGTGAGGACGCGTTTGCGACGGAGCTGCGAGCGAGTCTTGAAGGCGCGGGTGTCGATGCTTCCGGGGTGAAGAGCGTGGCGGGGAGCTCCGGTGTCGCAGCGATTGTGGTGGCGGCGAGTGGCGAAAACTGCATCGTGGTGGTTCCGGGAGCGAACGGGACTCTGCGGCCTGAGGATCTGGACGAGCATGTGGAGACGATCCGGTCGGCAGGGGCGGTGCTGGCGCAGTTGGAGATTCCGCTGGAGACGGTGGAGCGGCTGGGGGAGATCTGCCGGGATGCGGAGGTCGCGTTCATCCTTGATCCGGCACCGGCGCGGGAGCTGCCGGAGTCGTTGCTGAAGCTGGTGACGTGGTTTACGCCGAATGAGAGTGAGGCGGCGTTCTTTGCGGGTGCGGGCTCAGAGGACGCGGAGGCGGTGGCGCACAGGTTGATGAAGATGGGTGTGGGGAATGTCTTGCTGAAGCGTGGAGCGGAGGGTTTCGCGCTGATCGGAGCGGATGGGCGGTTGGAACTGTATCCGGCCTACCGGGTGAAGGCGGTGGATACGACTGCGGCGGGGGACGCGTTCAACGGGGCGTTTGCGATGGCGCTGGTTTCGGGCAAGACGCCGGCGGAGAGTGGGCGGTTTGCTGCTGCTGCAGCAGCGGTGTCGGTGACGCGGCGTGGTGCGCAGCCTTCCATGGCGACGCTCGAAGAGGTCAACGGATTGCTGGGTGGGCTTCCTAGGTAG
- a CDS encoding GRP family sugar transporter produces the protein MYQPETYGVALTFMVATMLCWGSWANTLKLCPGYRFQLFYWDYVGGLLLASVAWGLTLGSIGSTGSSFVKDVAGCGVDSMLWAMAGGAVFNVANLLLVAAIDIAGLAVAFPVGIGLALVIGAVSSYVMSPNGNPWMLFVGVALVVGAIVCDAIAYRLREATRASLSTRGVVISLISGVLMGSFFPLVSKAMSGVRGPGPYATCFFFAIGVAICAVPVNLVLMRKPLDGKVPVAMKEFWSARAGWHMAGVLGGGIWCTGAVLNFVASRAQVVGPAVSYSIGQGATMVSACWGVFVWREFAGAPAKAKTYLGWMFVLFVCGLALVALAPLFHRG, from the coding sequence TTGTATCAACCAGAGACTTATGGGGTGGCGCTGACCTTCATGGTCGCCACGATGCTTTGCTGGGGTTCGTGGGCGAATACGCTGAAGCTTTGCCCGGGATACAGATTCCAGTTGTTTTACTGGGACTATGTGGGCGGGCTACTGCTCGCAAGCGTGGCGTGGGGACTGACGCTGGGGAGCATCGGGTCGACGGGTAGTTCTTTTGTGAAGGATGTTGCGGGGTGTGGTGTCGATTCAATGCTGTGGGCGATGGCTGGCGGCGCGGTCTTCAACGTGGCCAACCTGCTGTTGGTGGCGGCGATCGATATTGCGGGGCTGGCGGTGGCGTTTCCGGTGGGCATTGGGCTGGCGTTGGTCATCGGCGCGGTGAGCAGCTATGTGATGTCGCCGAACGGGAATCCGTGGATGCTCTTTGTTGGCGTCGCTCTGGTGGTCGGAGCGATCGTCTGCGATGCGATTGCTTACCGGCTGCGTGAGGCGACGCGGGCGTCGCTGAGTACGCGTGGCGTGGTGATCAGCCTGATCAGCGGCGTGCTGATGGGGAGCTTCTTTCCTCTGGTGTCGAAGGCGATGTCTGGGGTGCGTGGGCCGGGGCCTTATGCGACGTGCTTCTTCTTCGCGATAGGCGTGGCGATCTGCGCGGTTCCGGTGAACTTGGTGCTAATGCGAAAGCCTCTGGATGGCAAGGTGCCGGTGGCGATGAAAGAGTTCTGGTCGGCGCGCGCGGGCTGGCATATGGCGGGTGTGCTGGGTGGCGGGATCTGGTGTACGGGCGCGGTTCTCAATTTTGTGGCTTCGAGGGCGCAGGTGGTGGGGCCGGCGGTATCGTACTCGATTGGGCAGGGCGCGACGATGGTTTCGGCCTGTTGGGGCGTTTTTGTGTGGCGGGAGTTTGCAGGGGCTCCGGCGAAGGCGAAGACCTACCTTGGGTGGATGTTTGTGCTGTTTGTGTGTGGGCTGGCGCTGGTAGCTTTGGCGCCGTTGTTTCATCGCGGATGA
- a CDS encoding NUDIX domain-containing protein, producing the protein MAKSVKAVKQAAKTVRQSAGLLMYRKRAGGVEVFLAHPGGPIWAKRDKGAWTIPKGRYEVGETPLDAALREFNEETGFVAKGPFVELGSVTQKSGKVVTGWAFKGNCDPAKLTSNTCELEWPPRSGKIIEIPEVDRGAWFGLTAARESIRPEQVPLVDALEALLLRGI; encoded by the coding sequence ATGGCGAAGAGTGTCAAAGCGGTAAAGCAGGCGGCGAAGACCGTGAGGCAGAGCGCGGGGCTGCTGATGTATCGCAAGCGAGCTGGCGGGGTGGAGGTGTTTCTAGCGCACCCAGGCGGCCCGATCTGGGCGAAGCGGGACAAGGGCGCATGGACGATCCCCAAGGGCCGGTATGAAGTCGGGGAGACTCCTCTGGACGCGGCCCTGCGGGAGTTCAACGAAGAGACCGGTTTCGTGGCGAAGGGCCCGTTTGTCGAACTCGGCTCCGTGACGCAGAAGAGTGGCAAGGTGGTGACAGGATGGGCGTTCAAAGGCAACTGTGATCCCGCGAAGCTGACCAGCAATACCTGCGAGCTCGAGTGGCCGCCGCGGTCAGGAAAGATCATCGAGATTCCGGAGGTGGACCGGGGTGCGTGGTTCGGGCTTACGGCCGCGCGTGAATCGATCCGGCCGGAGCAGGTTCCCCTGGTGGATGCGCTGGAGGCACTGCTGCTGCGGGGAATCTGA
- a CDS encoding glycosyl hydrolase family 8, with protein MNRFFREIAPAVLALSSCCAGAGAAGQDASRAPHVNAPEGVIPRMPGDGAGAFATGRYRNLFAEEGKSPEEIRAKIDGAFQQLFHGDGQWERVYFETGANANGPLAYVTDWANNDARTEGMSYGMMIAVQMDKKREFDALWNWSNTYMLITDPKNPNVGYFAWSMYTDGTPRATGPAPDGEEYYAMALLFAARRWGNGKGLYDYQAQAEKILRGMRHHPVLTGTGPFRIHPEDPPFVYDESKFHSPNKTDKLRAEAKLADELRAQGKTPPPPPPARPSNAAYTVTAGPMLEEEHSMVRFVPDVGHGFTDASYHLPAFYELFARWGPKEDREYWAKAADVSRELFKRVTGPKTGLSPERNNFDMTSMPDWNGGEMPFSYDSWRTVSNWSVDYSWWRKDAGEVVLSDRIQSFLAGQGIGTFADQYTLAGKPLSTRHSTGMVAATTVGGLAATRGANEKAFVEELWRTPIPAGEQRYFDGMLYLMSLLHCSGEFRIVEGR; from the coding sequence ATGAATCGATTTTTCAGAGAAATCGCGCCGGCGGTCCTGGCGCTCAGCAGTTGCTGCGCGGGTGCCGGTGCAGCGGGTCAGGATGCTTCGCGGGCACCCCATGTGAATGCTCCGGAAGGCGTGATTCCACGAATGCCGGGCGACGGGGCGGGGGCCTTCGCTACGGGCCGGTACAGGAACCTCTTTGCCGAAGAGGGCAAGTCGCCGGAGGAGATCAGGGCGAAGATCGATGGGGCATTTCAACAGCTCTTTCATGGCGATGGCCAGTGGGAGCGGGTCTACTTCGAGACGGGAGCGAACGCGAATGGGCCGCTGGCTTATGTGACGGATTGGGCCAACAACGACGCGCGTACCGAGGGCATGAGCTACGGCATGATGATCGCCGTACAGATGGATAAGAAGCGCGAGTTCGACGCGCTGTGGAACTGGTCGAACACCTACATGCTGATCACCGATCCGAAGAATCCGAACGTGGGCTACTTTGCGTGGTCGATGTATACCGACGGAACTCCGAGGGCGACCGGGCCTGCTCCGGATGGCGAGGAGTACTACGCCATGGCGCTGCTGTTCGCGGCACGGCGGTGGGGCAATGGAAAGGGACTCTACGACTACCAGGCGCAGGCTGAGAAGATTCTGCGCGGGATGCGGCATCATCCGGTGCTGACTGGAACGGGACCGTTCCGGATTCATCCAGAAGACCCGCCGTTCGTGTATGACGAGTCCAAGTTCCATAGCCCGAATAAGACGGATAAGCTACGCGCCGAGGCAAAGCTGGCGGATGAGTTGAGAGCGCAGGGGAAGACGCCCCCGCCCCCGCCGCCCGCGCGTCCGAGCAACGCGGCATATACGGTGACCGCGGGGCCGATGCTTGAAGAGGAGCACTCGATGGTGCGGTTTGTGCCGGATGTGGGGCACGGGTTCACGGACGCGTCCTATCATCTGCCCGCGTTTTATGAGCTGTTTGCGCGTTGGGGGCCAAAAGAGGACCGCGAGTATTGGGCGAAGGCGGCGGACGTGAGCCGGGAGCTGTTCAAGAGGGTGACGGGGCCGAAAACGGGGCTGTCGCCGGAGCGGAACAACTTCGATATGACATCGATGCCGGACTGGAATGGCGGTGAGATGCCGTTCAGCTACGACTCCTGGCGAACGGTGAGCAACTGGTCCGTGGACTATAGCTGGTGGCGCAAGGATGCAGGCGAGGTAGTATTGAGCGACCGTATTCAGAGCTTCTTGGCCGGACAGGGGATCGGCACGTTTGCCGACCAGTACACGCTGGCAGGGAAGCCGCTTTCGACGCGGCACTCGACGGGCATGGTGGCGGCGACGACCGTCGGTGGACTGGCGGCCACGCGGGGAGCGAATGAGAAGGCGTTTGTGGAGGAGCTTTGGCGGACGCCGATTCCGGCGGGGGAGCAGAGATACTTCGACGGGATGCTTTACCTTATGAGTCTGCTGCACTGTAGTGGGGAGTTTCGGATTGTGGAGGGGCGGTAA
- a CDS encoding ligand-binding sensor domain-containing diguanylate cyclase, producing MQLCTAFTLPWLLHSSLAVAQRFTFQNFAQRDGLRNLNFNCMLQEGNGSLLVCTEFGLYRYDGSRFELVPTVEGSSSPLIQGIAQDLAGRIWVSTPQRLLYRDRLGVHGVGPAGQNLKIDLQTPIVATPGDPSQVYFISQHRLMQARTQDNGVSWQILEAYDETTLARYPMLTKVKGAYADREGHLWVGCDDELCETGHGEVKRWGRAEGVPADEWSAVLEDRRGNVWARGDHHIVRLGKQESQFVSEDKDVPATVLELRKPCLIEDPQGRILTNTADGLARWTQGSWTVFNKQNGLPGGLVQTMIFDRQGSLWFDGGKAGLQRWVGYEQWENWTTEQGLASNLIWAIMRCAGGRLWLGTELDLERMEATPQGRELQRVGKHLHVRRVQSIAETADDHLWIGSDDGSIVEFDSERKSSRLLAGERNVYQVLVDRDDRVWVLTASGLFWVDRSGGRREMRLPPVPPTRFFRAVEDASGDLIFTSDEGIFRLSKERWSHIQMPASYKPAYNTQIAMGKGGTFWISGTSPSVLQIRIDGDTATEVSEASVPMLASANVYLMASDRRGWVWVGTDSGVDVFNGAEWRHAGEEDGMVWNDTDTGAFFADADGSVWIGTSGGLSHLLHPERLFAKEPLELELNQAKLGALELKRGVRSTAKWGHYPLVFHVASPDFARGQELRYRYQLSGVDDAPQETEEHDIRYSFVPDGRHRLVVTAIDAANHRVSEPQVLEFVISPPWWRTAWFFALAGIGSALLIVAAWRWSNRIAIARRHALERQVKERTRELEEKNASLLDARAALMEQATRDSLTGILNRGAIHALLQQEIERARREEQPLVAVMADVDHFKRINDIYGHQCGDSVLREVTQRLRSAIRTYDSLGRYGGEEFLILIPGLGDAESVHLIERIRKIIEEKTFLCGEASLHVTCSFGVAWLGAGDDLEALIHAADQALYQAKANGRNRVEFAVTDAGVRV from the coding sequence GTGCAGCTCTGCACAGCCTTTACACTGCCGTGGCTGCTGCACTCTTCCCTTGCTGTCGCCCAGCGTTTTACGTTTCAGAACTTTGCCCAGCGGGACGGCCTGCGCAACCTCAACTTCAACTGCATGCTTCAGGAGGGTAATGGCAGCCTGCTGGTGTGTACGGAGTTTGGACTCTACCGCTACGACGGGTCAAGGTTTGAACTCGTTCCGACAGTCGAGGGATCGTCCTCGCCGCTGATTCAGGGAATCGCGCAGGATCTGGCTGGGCGGATTTGGGTAAGCACTCCGCAGCGGCTGTTGTATCGCGATCGGTTAGGGGTCCACGGTGTGGGACCGGCTGGCCAGAACCTGAAGATCGATCTACAGACTCCGATTGTGGCGACGCCCGGAGATCCGAGCCAGGTCTACTTCATCAGCCAGCACCGGTTGATGCAGGCACGCACCCAGGACAACGGCGTCTCGTGGCAGATCTTGGAGGCTTATGACGAGACGACGCTGGCCCGGTATCCGATGCTGACGAAGGTCAAGGGCGCCTACGCAGACCGGGAAGGTCACCTGTGGGTGGGCTGCGACGATGAGCTGTGTGAGACGGGCCACGGCGAGGTGAAGCGGTGGGGACGGGCGGAGGGAGTTCCGGCAGATGAATGGTCGGCGGTGCTGGAGGACCGTCGCGGGAACGTATGGGCGCGCGGAGATCATCACATCGTGCGGCTGGGCAAGCAGGAGTCGCAGTTCGTGTCCGAGGACAAGGACGTCCCGGCGACGGTGCTGGAGCTACGCAAGCCATGCCTCATTGAAGACCCGCAGGGACGGATTCTGACCAACACGGCGGATGGGCTGGCGCGATGGACCCAGGGAAGCTGGACCGTGTTCAACAAGCAGAACGGGCTTCCCGGCGGGCTGGTGCAGACGATGATCTTCGACCGGCAGGGGTCGCTGTGGTTCGACGGCGGCAAGGCGGGACTGCAGCGCTGGGTCGGATACGAGCAGTGGGAGAACTGGACGACCGAGCAGGGGCTGGCGAGCAACCTGATCTGGGCGATTATGCGCTGCGCGGGAGGAAGGCTGTGGCTGGGTACGGAGCTGGATCTGGAACGGATGGAGGCGACTCCCCAGGGACGGGAGCTGCAGCGCGTGGGCAAACACCTTCATGTGCGTCGGGTCCAGAGCATCGCGGAGACTGCGGACGATCACCTATGGATTGGCAGCGACGACGGAAGCATCGTCGAGTTCGATTCAGAGCGTAAGAGTTCGAGGCTGCTCGCAGGCGAGCGAAATGTCTATCAAGTGTTAGTAGATCGAGATGACCGGGTCTGGGTGCTGACGGCAAGCGGTCTCTTCTGGGTGGACAGAAGCGGCGGCAGAAGGGAGATGCGGTTGCCACCGGTGCCCCCGACGCGGTTCTTCCGCGCGGTAGAGGACGCGTCGGGCGACCTGATCTTTACCTCGGATGAAGGGATCTTCCGGCTTTCCAAGGAGCGCTGGAGCCATATCCAGATGCCAGCGTCGTACAAGCCCGCATACAACACCCAGATTGCGATGGGCAAGGGCGGCACGTTCTGGATCTCCGGAACATCGCCGTCGGTGTTGCAGATTCGCATCGACGGGGACACGGCCACGGAGGTCAGCGAGGCATCGGTGCCGATGTTGGCTTCCGCCAATGTGTATCTTATGGCGTCCGACCGGCGCGGCTGGGTGTGGGTTGGAACGGACTCGGGTGTGGATGTCTTCAATGGCGCGGAGTGGCGGCATGCCGGGGAAGAGGATGGCATGGTCTGGAACGACACCGATACCGGGGCCTTCTTCGCCGATGCGGACGGTTCGGTATGGATCGGTACGAGTGGAGGCTTGTCACATCTGCTGCATCCGGAGAGGCTCTTTGCGAAAGAACCTCTTGAACTCGAGCTGAACCAGGCGAAGCTGGGCGCGCTCGAATTGAAACGGGGCGTTCGCAGTACGGCGAAGTGGGGCCACTATCCGCTTGTGTTTCATGTCGCCTCCCCTGACTTTGCGCGGGGACAGGAACTCCGATACAGGTATCAGTTGAGCGGGGTTGACGACGCTCCGCAGGAGACCGAGGAGCACGATATCCGCTACTCGTTTGTTCCGGATGGGCGGCATCGGCTGGTGGTGACCGCGATAGACGCGGCGAATCACCGGGTCTCAGAGCCGCAGGTGCTGGAGTTCGTAATCAGTCCGCCGTGGTGGCGCACTGCATGGTTCTTTGCCCTCGCCGGAATAGGGAGCGCGCTGCTGATCGTCGCCGCGTGGCGCTGGAGCAACCGCATCGCGATCGCGCGCAGGCATGCCCTGGAGCGGCAAGTGAAGGAGCGGACGCGTGAGCTTGAGGAGAAGAATGCGTCGCTGCTGGATGCTCGCGCGGCGCTGATGGAGCAAGCGACTCGAGACTCGCTGACCGGCATTCTGAATCGCGGAGCAATCCACGCGCTCTTGCAGCAGGAGATAGAGCGGGCGCGGCGCGAGGAGCAGCCTCTGGTGGCGGTGATGGCCGATGTCGACCACTTCAAGCGGATCAACGATATCTACGGGCACCAGTGTGGAGACTCGGTGCTGCGCGAGGTGACACAGAGGCTGCGTTCGGCGATTCGGACTTACGACTCGCTGGGCCGATATGGCGGGGAGGAGTTTCTGATCCTCATCCCGGGTCTGGGAGATGCCGAGTCGGTACACCTGATCGAGCGCATCCGGAAGATCATCGAAGAAAAGACGTTCCTGTGCGGCGAGGCGAGTCTGCACGTGACTTGCAGCTTCGGGGTGGCGTGGCTGGGAGCGGGCGATGACCTTGAGGCGTTGATTCACGCGGCGGACCAAGCGCTTTATCAGGCCAAAGCAAACGGGCGGAACCGGGTGGAGTTCGCAGTGACCGATGCAGGGGTGAGGGTCTAA
- a CDS encoding Flp family type IVb pilin, with product MWSRFLADESGQDLIEYALVVAFIALGSVATMKGLASSLGSFFGSLGTTLTSSV from the coding sequence ATGTGGTCTCGATTCCTGGCGGACGAGAGCGGTCAGGACCTGATCGAATATGCGTTGGTCGTGGCCTTTATTGCGCTGGGGTCTGTGGCGACGATGAAGGGGCTGGCGAGCAGCCTGGGAAGCTTCTTCGGAAGTCTGGGAACAACGCTGACTAGCTCTGTCTAG
- a CDS encoding Flp family type IVb pilin, with amino-acid sequence MTVSTMVFHFAIDFRRNLEALREPLSHLLRDEAGQDLIEYALVAALVGLGAVASMKTLSTKIGTAFTTIGTSLTSNV; translated from the coding sequence GTGACGGTGTCTACCATGGTCTTCCACTTCGCGATCGATTTCAGAAGGAATCTCGAGGCTCTCCGTGAGCCTCTGTCGCATTTGCTACGCGATGAGGCGGGACAGGATCTGATTGAGTATGCTCTGGTGGCAGCGCTGGTCGGTCTGGGCGCGGTGGCTTCGATGAAGACGTTGAGCACGAAGATCGGAACGGCGTTCACGACGATTGGGACGTCGTTGACGAGCAACGTTTAG
- a CDS encoding YidH family protein, translating to MPNTPEQDPRVYFAAERTFLAWIRTGLGLMGVGFAVARFGLFLRQMQASQAHGPIQQPGISVLSGTAIVALGVVVLIASVVQHLVLIRELSTGTWIPGRSSRNAIVLASLLALVGIAMAIYLLIIR from the coding sequence ATGCCGAATACTCCGGAACAAGACCCCCGCGTCTACTTCGCTGCCGAACGCACCTTCCTCGCTTGGATTCGGACCGGACTTGGCCTGATGGGCGTAGGCTTCGCCGTCGCTCGCTTCGGCCTATTCCTCCGTCAGATGCAGGCCTCCCAGGCACACGGCCCAATCCAACAGCCAGGAATCTCAGTCCTGTCCGGGACAGCCATCGTCGCTCTCGGAGTCGTCGTCCTGATCGCGTCTGTGGTCCAGCACCTGGTTCTCATCCGCGAACTCAGCACCGGCACATGGATACCTGGCCGCAGCTCCCGCAACGCGATCGTCCTCGCCTCGCTGCTGGCTCTCGTGGGCATCGCCATGGCGATCTACCTTCTGATCATCCGTTAG